The following are encoded together in the Cheilinus undulatus linkage group 3, ASM1832078v1, whole genome shotgun sequence genome:
- the tgm5l gene encoding transglutaminase 5, like codes for MEDFTIKHVSLERSDNMERHRTEDFSSSNALVVRRGAPFRVTLQLEGRPLNPKTDNIRIKVMIGRLYAIMPVTLTKKVSPTHWKAFMDPESLDLMNPSIFISSPVSSSVGCYRFQLCVFTQDRQKKRAVGRFILLCNPWCREDEVYIPFEDQREEYILNDSGLLFMGTPMNMVARPWSFDQYEPGVLEACLNLLQVSPQHQKNRRMDYVNRNNPVYISRVVSAMINCEDDRGVLKGKWSGNFKDGVNPSSWTGSGDILRQWVESGYSPVKYGQCWVFAAVMCTVMRVLGIPCRVVTNFNSAHDTNDNLVIEEFYSECGKKLNRSRDSIWNFHVWVECWMSRKDLGSGVDGWQVLDPTPQERSGGVFCCGPAPVKAIKDRSIELPFDVPFVYAEVNADVHMIVLRGDKVLSVSKDTERVGSFICTKAVGYPRQQNITGDYKHVRSPSSTLSSRSSNMSGDSTSSCMKDVFVFLTLDKAPVAGEPVRFTVRVINKLNAPKMLKVHLNAQAKEYNNSPLDSFWENHGVIKMGPMEEKVLRQQIVPAEYEDVVGDNLINLAVVLEDMEGMGRVLATEEFNIASPEINIEIADEDRIIPNKQQTATVTFTNPFSHPVSGVLTITGAGLIQGKLHYRMPPLCPGGAVEQRITFIPSKVGTKMLQASLSFSNMNSTIRGYKIVSVQRA; via the exons ATGGAAG ACTTCACAATCAAACATGTCAGCCTTGAAAGATCTGACAACATGGAGAGACATAGGACAGAGGACTTCAGCAGCTCCAATGCCCTGGTTGTGCGGAGAGGAGCCCCATTCAGAGTCACTCTGCAACTGGAGGGCCGACCTCTCAACCCCAAGACTGACAACATCAGGATCAAAGTTATGATAG GCCGGCTGTATGCAATAATGCCAGTCACCCTCACCAAAAAGGTTTCCCCCACCCACTGGAAAGCCTTTATGGACCCCGAGAGCCTGGACCTCATGAACCCCTCCATCTTCATCTCTTCTCCAGTCTCGTCCTCGGTGGGCTGCTACAGATTTCAGCTGTGTGTGTTCACTCAGGACAGACAGAAGAAACGTGCAGTTGGCAGATTTATCCTGCTCTGCAATCCCTGGTGTCGAG AGGATGAAGTGTACATTCCCTTTGAAGACCAGAGGGAGGAATACATCCTGAATGACTCGGGGCTTCTGTTTATGGGGACACCTATGAACATGGTGGCAAGACCGTGGTCCTTTGATCAG TATGAGCCTGGTGTTCTAGAGGCATGTCTGAATCTGCTCCAAGTCAGCCCACAGCACCAAAAGAACAGAAGAATGGACTACGTGAACCGAAACAATCCAGTCTACATCAGCCGGGTCGTGTCTGCCATG ATCAACTGTGAAGATGATCGTGGTGTTCTCAAAGGAAAGTGGTCTGGTAACTTCAAAGATGGAGTGAACCCCTCCTCATGGACTGGGAGTGGAGACATCCTGAGACAGTGGGTGGAGTCTGGTTACAGCCCGGTCAAGTACGGGCAGTGCTGGGTGTTTGCCGCTGTCATGTGTACag TCATGAGAGTTCTTGGCATTCCTTGTCGTGTCGTCACAAACTTCAACTCCGCTCATGACACCAACGACAACTTGGTGATTGAGGAGTTCTACTCTGAGTGTGGGAAGAAGCTGAACCGCAGCAGAGACAGCATCTG gAACTTCCATGTCTGGGTGGAGTGCTGGATGAGCCGCAAGGATCTTGGATCCGGAGTGGATGGATGGCAGGTTCTTGACCCAACCCCCCAGGAGAGGAGTGGAG GAGTGTTCTGCTGCGGCCCGGCCCCAGTCAAAGCTATCAAAGACCGGAGTATCGAACTGCCATTTGACGTCCCATTTGTCTATGCTGAAGTGAACGCTGACGTCCACATGATAGTACTGCGTGGGGATAAGGTGCTCAGCGTCagcaaagacacagagagggtgGGGTCATTTATCTGCACCAAAGCTGTGGGCTACCCCAGACAACAGAACATCACCGGAGACTACAAACATGTCAGAA GTCCATCTTCAACACTTTCATCAAGAAGTTCTAACATGTCCGGCGACTCAACTTCAA GCTGCATGAAAGACGTGTTTGTGTTCCTGACCCTGGACAAGGCTCCTGTTGCAGGAGAGCCAGTGCGCTTCACAGTGAGAGTCATCAACAAGCTGAACGCCCCAAAAATGCTGAAGGTGCATCTGAACGCCCAGGCCAAAGAGTACAACAACAGCCCCTTAGACAGCTTCTGGGAGAACCACGGTGTCATCAAAATGGGTCCCATGGAAG AGAAGGTTCTCCGGCAGCAGATCGTTCCGGCTGAGTATGAGGACGTGGTGGGAGACAATCTCATAAACCTGGCTGTGGTTCTGGAGGATATGGAGGGTATGGGGAGAGTCCTTGCCACCGAGGAGTTCAACATCGCCAGCCCAGAAATCAACATCGAG ATCGCAGATGAAGACCGCATCATACCAAACAAACAGCAGACTGCCACCGTGACCTTCACTAACCCGTTCTCTCACCCTGTGAGTGGAGTTCTGACCATCACCGGGGCCGGGCTCATCCAGGGAAAACTTCACTACAG GATGCCTCCTCTGTGCCCAGGTGGAGCAGTCGAGCAACGAATCACCTTCATCCCAAGCAAAGTGGGAACAAAGATGCTGCAGGCCAGCCTGTCATTCTCCAACATGAACTCCACCATCAGAGGCTACAAGATTGTGTCTGTCCAAAGAGCCTAA